One window of Scheffersomyces stipitis CBS 6054 chromosome 1, whole genome shotgun sequence genomic DNA carries:
- the CBR1 gene encoding NADH-cytochrome b-5 reductase, giving the protein MADTEPSPLFVFSTIAIIISTFVIFYFVQQSKKNTPVLKPDTFQKFPLIEKTRVSHNSSVYRFGLPKSTDRLGLPIGQHISIGATIGGKEVVRSYTPISTDDELGYFDLLIKTYENGNISKHVDSKKVGEYVEIRGPKGFFTYTPNMVKSFGMIAGGTGIAPMYQIITAILRNPADKTKISLIYANVTESDILLKSELDKWAEEHPDNFSVHYVLNEAPENWKGSVGFVTPEIIDSKLPKASDDSNLLLCGPPPMISAMKKAAVGLGFAKAKPVSKLGDQVFVF; this is encoded by the coding sequence ATGGCCGACACAGAACCCTCGCCGCTTTTTGTCTTCTCGACTATCGCGATAATCATTCTGACCTTCGTGATTTTCTACTTTGTTCAGCaaagcaagaagaacacCCCCGTTTTGAAGCCAGACACCTTCCAGAAGTTTCCTCTCATTGAAAAGACACGCGTTTCACACAACTCCAGTGTCTACCGTTTCGGTTTGCCCAAATCGACCGATCGTTTGGGCTTGCCTATTGGCCAGCACATCTCCATCGGAGCTACCATAGGCGGTAAGGAAGTTGTCAGATCCTACACTCCTATCTCTACCGATGACGAATTGGGCTACTtcgacttgttgatcaagacTTACGAAAACGGAAACATCTCCAAGCATGTCGACTCCAAGAAAGTTGGCGAATACGTCGAGATCAGGGGGCCAAAGGGTTTCTTCACCTACACTCCAAACATGGTTAAGTCGTTCGGTATGATTGCTGGTGGTACCGGAATTGCTCCTATGTACCAGATCATCACCGCCATCTTGAGAAACCCAGCCGACAAGACCAAAATCTCGTTGATCTACGCCAACGTTACTGAATCAgacatcttgttgaagtcgGAATTGGACAAATGGGCTGAAGAACACCCAGACAATTTCTCGGTCCATTACGTATTGAACGAGGCTCCTGAAAACTGGAAGGGCTCGGTTGGCTTTGTCACTCCAGAAATCATTGACTCGAAATTGCCAAAGGCTTCTGACGactccaacttgttgttgtgtGGTCCTCCTCCTATGATCAGTGCTATGAAGAAGGCTGCTGTGGGTTTGGGCTTTGCCAAAGCTAAGCCTGTGTCCAAATTGGGCGACCAGGTCTTTGTCTTCTAA
- the FMO4 gene encoding putative flavin-containing monooxygenase (Flavin-containing monooxygenase family), with protein sequence MTIELSQLVNPPVVSKPVAEDIPPKYIYGTLNPYPEALKVDSLNELASNWIEKFSENLDFFNEKADKSEAKKSLQTLVASHASWKDHLALSWDFRQFHGIDKIREALEKQAQEFKIKNLKLRDDAPVKVVTIHEGDPPIEWLQVLFTFENEYGVGSGAVRLVSTKDENDQLSLKALSIFTTLENINGHEEAIGARRSRGLNVGIFNERKLWADERKSQLEYGKSKQPTVLIVGGGQGGLTVAARLKVMGIDALIVEKNEKIGDNWRNRYDFLVLHDPVWSKHFPYHKYPESWPEFSPKDKLGDWFEAYAKNLELNYWTNKEVKNSTFNEETGTWKVDIVDRSTGNVVALEPSHIVLATGHSGKPKIPDFKDFNLFQGTVVHAADYKNAGQIEGKDVVVIGGCNSAIDVAHDLYEQKVKSTIIQRSSTLVISLEKGVRTTNEGLYDENGPPVEDADLILHSQPIHLLNLLSQQQFRRITSLEPELNESLEKAGFKTDAGYGATGLYGKYIRRGGGFYIDVGACKLISDGEIGLKQGVEIERFTKDSLVLTDGSEIAASTVILATGYADMRNTASEIVDEKSNSKLNSVWNLDEEGEVKTIWRDSGHPNFWFMGGNFLLARYFSKRLALKIIARIEELDKST encoded by the coding sequence ATGACGATTGAACTTTCGCAATTGGTCAATCCTCCTGTGGTGTCCAAACCAGTGGCCGAGGATATCCCCCCAAAATACATCTATGGCACTCTCAATCCATACCCAGAAGCATTGAAGGTTGATAGCTTGAATGAATTGGCCAGCAACTGGATAGAAAAGTTTTCCGAGAATCTCGACTTTTTTAATGAAAAAGCTGATAAATCCGAAGCAAAAAAGTCTCTTCAAACTCTCGTAGCTTCTCATGCTTCTTGGAAAGACCATTTAGCGCTTTCGTGGGACTTTCGCCAATTCCATGGAATCGATAAGATCAGAGAAGCTCTTGAGAAGCAAGCACAAGagttcaaaatcaaaaatctCAAACTAAGAGACGATGCTCCAGTCAAAGTGGTGACCATCCATGAAGGTGATCCTCCTATAGAATGGTTGCAAGTGCTTTTCACCTTCGAGAACGAATACGGTGTAGGCTCAGGTGCAGTGAGACTAGTATCGAccaaagatgaaaatgaccAACTTAGCTTGAAGGCATTGTCGATTTTCACGACTCTTGAGAACATTAATGGTCATGAAGAAGCAATCGGTGCTCGTAGATCAAGAGGTCTCAATGTGGGGATCTTCAACGAAAGAAAGCTTTGGGCCGATGAACGGAAAAGTCAACTAGAATACGGCAAATCGAAACAACCAACTGTGCTCATTGTAGGAGGAGGCCAGGGAGGTTTAACTGTAGCAGCCAGGTTGAAAGTTATGGGAATCGATGCTCTTATTGTAGAGAAGAACGAGAAAATCGGTGACAACTGGAGAAACAGATACGACTTTCTTGTCTTGCACGATCCAGTTTGGTCTAAACACTTTCCATATCACAAATATCCAGAAAGTTGGCCCGAATTCTCGCCCAAGGATAAGTTGGGTGACTGGTTTGAAGCATATGcaaagaacttggaattgAACTACTGGACAAATAAGGAAGTCAAAAACAGTACATTCAACGAAGAGACTGGTACCTGGAAAGTAGACATTGTAGATAGAAGTACGGGTAACGTGGTTGCATTGGAACCAAGTCATATTGTTTTAGCCACGGGACATTCTGGAAAACCAAAGATTCCTGACTTCAAGgatttcaacttgtttcaGGGAACAGTCGTCCATGCTGCTGACTACAAGAATGCTGGCcaaattgaaggaaaagacGTAGTGGTTATTGGAGGATGTAATTCAGCCATAGACGTAGCCCATGATCTCTACGAGCAGAAGGTTAAGTCCACAATTATCCAGAGATCGTCTACCTTGGTCATTTCCTTGGAAAAAGGTGTCCGGACTACCAACGAAGGGTTGTATGATGAAAACGGACCTCCAGTAGAAGATGCTGATCTAATCTTGCATTCCCAGCCTATCCATTTgttgaatcttcttctgcagCAGCAGTTTAGAAGAATTACGTCCTTGGAGCCTGAACTCAACGAGTCGCTTGAGAAAGCAGGGTTTAAAACTGACGCAGGTTATGGAGCTACTGGTTTATACGGTAAATATATCCGTAGGGGCGGAGGTTTCTATATAGACGTAGGGGCATGCAAGTTAATTTCTGACGGAGAAATTGGCTTGAAACAAGGTGTAGAAATAGAAAGGTTCACCAAAGACAGTTTGGTGTTGACAGATGGATCTGAGATAGCTGCCTCTACTGTCATTTTGGCTACAGGATATGCAGACATGAGAAACACCGCTTCAGAGATCGTCGATGAGAAGTCCAATTCCAAATTAAACTCCGTATGGAActtggatgaagaaggagaagtaaAAACCATCTGGAGAGATTCCGGACATCCAAACTTTTGGTTCATGGGAGGCAATTTCCTTTTGGCTAGATACTTTTCAAAGAGGTTGGCATTAAAAATCATTGcaagaatagaagaattAGATAAAAGCACATAG
- the NUA3 gene encoding Predicted component of NuA3 histone acetyltransferase complex produces MTKRPQDTSDGVPTKKLDTSFTSEDIHTFFNGKIWSEKFQDEMTKEIEDSQPYRWGTIRDLMDDTLLRNVRSEVLSEIAFTKKETDIYKVFQSGDLANLSGLNWDDLSRLPSLYKLRAAIYSEQFRDVVSKVTGCGKLSGVKTDMSINTYTKGCHLLTHDDVIGSRRVSFILYLPDPDRTWKPQYGGGLRLFPAIVNNVPETDFQVKLVPQFNQIAFFTVQPGRSFHDVEEVRVDKQRLSIQGWFHIPQSGEPGFVPGEQEETESRSTLQQLQSKELQEYDFPKPYRRDIPVEEAKIYEDETSEFSEIELDYLKEYINPLYFQKTNLESLSKLFAEESVVEIKDILKTEYANELRDLIKNTELNTSVPQNSKQVHHPWKCAIPPHKQRFMYMDGTKHFDITEKSIKFVNSVGPQEAPNFGVLNLESETDKKLADLASFLKSVVFKKWLKFVTGLIVTSEQVLVRRFRPGQDFILATTTDKKITRNDDELNALLEATLNLTPSSINPKNWESGEFGGYELCMALQKNGDNDGEFEEDDDPAIYRANDPNDDSVLYTSQCKWNSLTLILRDPTVLKFIKYVSINAKGSRWDISCQWNVKDSYEDEDDKEQDE; encoded by the coding sequence TCAGCCCTATAGATGGGGAACGATTCGAGATCTTATGGATGATACATTGTTGAGAAATGTGAGGAGCGAGGTTTTGAGCGAAATTGCATTCACCAAAAAGGAAACTGATATCTACAAGGTTTTTCAGTCGGGAGATCTTGCCAACTTGTCTGGTTTGAACTGGGATGATCTTTCTAGGTTGCCATCCTTGTACAAGTTGAGAGCTGCTATCTACTCTGAGCAGTTTAGAGATGTAGTGTCTAAAGTTACAGGCTGTGGTAAGTTGAGTGGGGTGAAGACGGATATGTCAATCAATACTTATACCAAGGGCTGTCATTTGTTAACCCATGACGATGTCATTGGCTCGAGAAGAGTCAGTTTCATCTTGTACTTGCCTGACCCAGATAGAACCTGGAAGCCTCAATATGGGGGAGGTTTGCGCTTGTTTCCAGCAATTGTGAACAATGTTCCAGAAACCGACTTTCAAGTTAAACTTGTTCCACAATTCAACCAAATTGCATTCTTCACAGTTCAACCTGGCAGATCCTTCCacgatgttgaagaagttagAGTGGATAAACAGAGATTGTCCATTCAAGGTTGGTTCCACATTCCACAATCCGGCGAGCCTGGTTTTGTTCCAGGAGAACaggaagaaacagaatcaagatcaactttGCAACAGTTGCAGAGCAAGGAATTGCAAGAATACGATTTCCCTAAACCTTACAGAAGAGATATTcctgttgaagaagcaaaaatTTACGAAGATGAAACCTCCGAATTTTCGGAAATAGAATTGGATTACTTGAAAGAATACATCAATCCTTTGTACTTCCAGAAGACTAATTTGGAAAGTTTGAGTAAACTATTTGCCGAAGAAtctgttgttgaaattaAGGATATACTTAAGACGGAGTATGCTAATGAATTGAGggatttgatcaagaacaCAGAATTGAATACAAGTGTACCACAGAATTCCAAACAAGTACATCACCCTTGGAAATGTGCAATTCCACCTCACAAGCAAAGATTTATGTACATGGATGGAACAAAGCATTTTGATATAACTGAGAAATCCATTAAATTCGTGAACCTGGTTGGACCACAAGAAGCACCAAACTTCGGAGTATTGAACTTAGAAAGTGAAACCGACAAAAAATTAGCAGACTTGGCAtcattcttgaaatctgTTGTATTTAAGAAGTGGTTAAAGTTTGTCACAGGATTGATTGTTACCAGTGAACAAGTATTGGTGAGAAGATTTAGACCTGGTCAAGATTTTATCCTCGCAACTACTACTGACAAGAAGATTACTCGTAATGATGACGAATTGAATGCCTTGCTCGAGGCCACCTTGAACTTGACTCCAAGCTCCATCAATCCTAAGAATTGGGAATCTGGTGAATTTGGTGGATACGAGTTGTGTATGGCTCTACAGAAGAATGGCGACAACGACGGTGAattcgaagaagatgatgatcCTGCTATCTACCGTGCCAACGATCCTAACGATGATAGTGTTCTATACACTAGCCAATGTAAGTGGAACTCCTTGACGTTGATTTTGAGAGATCCTACggtcttgaagttcattAAGTATGTGAGCATTAATGCTAAGGGATCTAGATGGGATATCAGCTGTCAATGGAATGTTAAGGACAGTTAtgaggatgaagacgacaagGAGCAAGACGAATAG